A stretch of the Acidilobus sp. 7A genome encodes the following:
- a CDS encoding deoxyhypusine synthase, translated as MKLEPLKDIRIDPKDTVEDLVKMFGDEYGFMAGHLWRAAQILSKGLSESSLRVLSFTGNLISTGLRGIITQLIKNGLFNVVITTCGALDHDIARSTGGLYSKGYFEGDDVDLAKHNIHRLGNVYIRVDDYGPRVEQFVRSLAVRASAIKEEWGMYELLKLAGEMISDDNSFLRAAYETDTDVFVPGWPDGAFGTDLFFESQRGVKLKINYFKDMQRLSDIFFESKGKATALIIGGGISKHHTIWWSQFREGLDYVVYVTTAVEWDGSLSGAMPREAITWGKVKPEAERVAVYGDATIIVPILAAYLVANVKLPQPPKASG; from the coding sequence GTGAAGCTGGAGCCCCTGAAGGACATAAGGATTGACCCAAAGGACACCGTAGAGGACCTTGTTAAGATGTTCGGAGACGAGTACGGCTTTATGGCTGGACACCTCTGGAGGGCGGCCCAGATCCTATCAAAGGGACTTAGCGAGTCGAGTCTAAGGGTGCTCTCCTTCACAGGGAATCTAATCTCAACCGGCCTAAGGGGCATTATAACTCAGCTGATAAAGAATGGTCTATTCAACGTAGTCATTACGACGTGCGGGGCGCTAGACCATGACATAGCTAGGTCCACTGGAGGCCTTTACTCTAAAGGTTACTTTGAGGGAGACGACGTTGACCTTGCAAAGCACAACATACATAGACTGGGCAACGTCTACATAAGGGTTGACGACTATGGGCCTCGCGTGGAGCAGTTCGTCCGCTCCCTGGCCGTGAGGGCGTCAGCAATAAAGGAGGAGTGGGGCATGTATGAGCTCCTTAAGCTGGCAGGCGAGATGATAAGTGATGATAACAGCTTCCTCAGGGCAGCCTATGAAACTGACACCGACGTCTTTGTGCCAGGCTGGCCTGACGGCGCCTTTGGCACTGACCTCTTCTTCGAGAGCCAGAGGGGTGTCAAGCTGAAGATAAACTACTTCAAGGACATGCAAAGACTCTCGGACATCTTCTTTGAGTCCAAGGGCAAGGCTACGGCCTTGATCATAGGGGGAGGTATAAGCAAGCACCACACCATCTGGTGGAGTCAGTTCAGAGAAGGTCTTGACTATGTGGTATATGTGACCACAGCCGTTGAGTGGGATGGAAGCCTGAGCGGCGCCATGCCAAGGGAAGCTATAACGTGGGGCAAGGTTAAGCCAGAGGCTGAGAGGGTGGCAGTGTATGGGGATGCCACGATAATAGTCCCAATACTTGCCGCTTACCTGGTAGCGAACGTTAAGCTTCCCCAGCCCCCCAAAGCCAGCGGGTAA